From a single Phacochoerus africanus isolate WHEZ1 chromosome 11, ROS_Pafr_v1, whole genome shotgun sequence genomic region:
- the LOC125111588 gene encoding olfactory receptor 8B12, with translation MAAENSSVTEFILAGLTFEPGLQIPLFFLFLGFYMVTVVSNLGLIMLIGLNSHLYTPMYFFLFNLSLIDICYSTTITPKMLMSFVAEKNIILHAGCLTQLFFFCFFVISESFILSAMAYDRYVAICNPLVYAVTMSPKVCLLLLLGVYVMGFLGAMAHTGSIANLTFCADHLVNHFMCDILPLLELSCNSTYDHELVVFIVVAIDIGMPIVTIFISYTLILSSILHIHSTEGRSKAFSTCSSHMIVVSLFFGSGAFMYLKPPSILSLDQGKVASLFYTIVVPMFNPLIYSLRNKDVKVALRKTLGRKIFS, from the coding sequence ATGGCAGCTGAGAACTCTTCTGTGACAGAATTCATCCTTGCTGGCTTAACATTTGAGCCAGGACTCCAGATCCCCCTCTTCTTCCTGTTTCTAGGTTTCTACATGGTCACTGTAGTGAGTAACCTGGGCTTGATAATGTTGATTGGGTTGAACTCTCACCTGtacacccccatgtactttttcctcttcAACCTCTCCTTAATAGATATCTGTTACTCAACTACTATCACCCCTAAAATGCTGATGAGTTTTGTTGCAGAGAAGAACATCATCTTGCATGCTGGATGTTTGACTCaactctttttcttctgcttttttgtcATCTCTGAGTCCTTCATTCTGTCAGCGATGGCATATGACCGATATGTTGCCATCTGTAACCCACTGGTGTATGCAGTCACCATGTCTCCTAAGGTCTGTTTACTCCTTTTGTTGGGTGTCTATGTGATGGGGTTTTTAGGGGCTATGGCCCACACAGGAAGCATAGCAAATCTGACCTTCTGTGCTGACCACCTTGTCAATCACTTCATGTGTGACATTCTTCCTCTCCTTGAGCTCTCCTGCAATAGCACTTATGACCATGAGTTGGTGGTCTTTATAGTGGTGGCCATTGACATTGGAATGCCCATTGTCACCATCTTCATCTCTTATACTCTAATCCTCTCCAGCATTCTCCACATTCACTCCACTGAGGGCCGGTCCAAAGCTTTCAGTACGTGCAGCTCCCACATGATtgtggtttctcttttctttggttcTGGGGCTTTTATGTATCTCAAACCACCTTCTATTTTATCCCTTGACCAAGGGAAAGTGGCCTCCCTGTTCTATACCATTGTGGTGCCCATGTTCAACCCATTGATCTATAGTTTGAGGAACAAGGATGTCAAAGTTGCTCTGAGGAAAACcttgggaagaaaaatattttcttga